One stretch of Variovorax sp. TBS-050B DNA includes these proteins:
- a CDS encoding UvrD-helicase domain-containing protein has translation MSSGLNLAQQEAVNYMHGPCLVLAGAGSGKTRVITHKIARLIQAGLEPKRIAAITFTNKAASEMRERAKGLIGRDAKHVVICTFHALGVRMMREDGAVLGLKPAFSILDSDDVTKILKDAGGTTDAATARIWQWTISKWKNMGLNAAQAEAAAVDDNERITARIMARYEERLAAYQSVDFDDLIGMPLKLLRDFDEVRAKWQAALGHILVDEYQDTNATQYEVLKALAGTRGQFTAVGDDDQSIYGWRGATLDNLRKLPVDYPTLKVIKLEQNYRSTSAILRAANNVIGPNPKLFPKTLFSELGEGEPVRIVDADSEAHEAERAVARIISLRAGDATAQGKQYKEFRDFAILYRANHQARVLEQALRKAQIPYKVSGGQSFFDRAEIKDLCGWFRLWVNNDDDPAFLRAVTTPKRGIGHTTLAALGTFASQYKLSLFEALFSSSLPSVMPKRALEGLHEFGRYINDLEYRARRTMGAEDSRTFMLEWLKEIEYEKHLYDGEDSEQAAAARWTNVIEFVDWMSQRAGGALDDASGADGAAAEGERKSLLEVAQTISLLSTISEREQDQNVVTLSTLHASKGLEWPHVMLIGVTEGLLPFKLEDDNGRQQKVSEDTLQRLQEERRLMYVGITRAQRSLAVSWTKKRKQGREMVPCVPSRFIAEMGLDKATTREDPREKLKALRAEFARKAQDSAAAAAAAAAAP, from the coding sequence ATGTCCTCCGGTCTCAATCTCGCGCAACAAGAAGCTGTCAACTACATGCACGGCCCCTGCCTGGTGCTCGCGGGCGCGGGCTCGGGCAAGACGCGCGTGATCACGCACAAGATCGCGCGGCTGATCCAGGCCGGGCTCGAACCCAAGCGCATCGCCGCGATCACCTTCACCAACAAGGCCGCGAGCGAGATGCGCGAGCGCGCCAAGGGGCTGATCGGGCGCGACGCCAAGCATGTGGTGATCTGCACCTTCCATGCGCTGGGCGTGCGCATGATGCGCGAGGACGGCGCCGTGCTGGGCCTGAAGCCCGCCTTCAGCATCCTCGACAGCGACGACGTCACGAAGATCCTCAAGGACGCCGGCGGCACCACCGATGCGGCCACCGCGCGGATCTGGCAGTGGACCATCAGCAAGTGGAAGAACATGGGTCTGAACGCGGCCCAGGCCGAGGCCGCCGCCGTGGACGACAACGAGCGCATCACCGCGCGCATCATGGCGCGCTACGAGGAGCGGCTCGCGGCCTACCAGAGCGTGGACTTCGACGACCTGATCGGCATGCCGCTCAAGCTGCTGCGCGATTTCGACGAAGTGCGCGCCAAGTGGCAGGCCGCGCTCGGCCACATCCTGGTGGACGAATACCAGGACACCAACGCCACGCAGTACGAGGTGCTCAAGGCGCTGGCCGGCACGCGCGGCCAGTTCACCGCGGTGGGCGACGACGACCAGTCGATCTACGGCTGGCGCGGCGCCACGCTCGACAACCTGCGCAAGCTGCCGGTGGACTACCCCACGCTCAAGGTCATCAAGCTGGAGCAGAACTACCGCTCCACGAGCGCGATCCTGCGCGCCGCCAACAACGTGATCGGCCCCAACCCCAAGCTGTTCCCGAAGACGCTGTTCTCCGAGCTCGGCGAGGGCGAACCGGTGCGCATCGTCGATGCCGACTCCGAGGCGCACGAGGCCGAACGCGCGGTGGCGCGCATCATCAGCCTGCGCGCCGGCGACGCCACCGCGCAGGGCAAGCAGTACAAGGAGTTCCGCGACTTCGCGATCCTCTACCGCGCCAACCACCAGGCGCGCGTGCTCGAGCAGGCATTGCGCAAGGCGCAGATCCCCTACAAGGTATCGGGCGGCCAGAGCTTCTTCGACCGCGCCGAGATCAAGGACCTGTGCGGCTGGTTCCGGCTCTGGGTCAACAACGACGACGACCCGGCCTTCCTGCGCGCCGTCACCACGCCGAAGCGCGGCATCGGCCACACCACGCTCGCCGCGCTCGGCACCTTCGCGAGCCAGTACAAGCTGAGCCTGTTCGAGGCGCTCTTCAGTTCGTCGCTGCCGAGCGTGATGCCCAAGCGCGCGCTCGAAGGCCTGCACGAGTTCGGCCGCTACATCAACGACCTCGAATACCGCGCCCGCCGCACCATGGGCGCCGAGGACTCGCGCACCTTCATGCTCGAATGGCTCAAGGAGATCGAGTACGAGAAGCACCTCTACGACGGCGAGGACAGCGAACAGGCCGCGGCCGCGCGCTGGACCAACGTGATCGAGTTCGTCGACTGGATGTCGCAGCGCGCGGGCGGCGCGCTCGACGATGCCTCGGGCGCCGACGGCGCCGCCGCCGAGGGCGAGCGCAAGAGCCTGCTCGAGGTGGCGCAGACCATCTCGCTGCTCTCCACCATCAGCGAGCGCGAGCAGGACCAGAACGTGGTCACGCTCTCGACGCTGCATGCCTCCAAGGGCCTGGAATGGCCGCACGTGATGCTGATCGGCGTGACCGAGGGCCTGCTGCCCTTCAAGCTGGAGGACGACAACGGCCGCCAGCAGAAGGTCAGCGAGGACACGCTGCAGCGGCTGCAGGAGGAGCGCCGGCTCATGTACGTGGGCATCACGCGCGCGCAGCGCAGCCTCGCGGTGAGCTGGACCAAGAAGCGCAAGCAGGGCCGCGAGATGGTGCCCTGCGTGCCGAGCCGCTTCATCGCCGAGATGGGCCTGGACAAGGCCACCACGCGCGAGGACCCGCGCGAGAAGCTCAAGGCGCTGCGCGCCGAGTTCGCGCGCAAGGCGCAGGACAGCGCGGCGGCCGCAGCGGCCGCCGCCGCCGCGCCATGA
- a CDS encoding AEC family transporter — protein MLSILLVTFPFFALIAAGYGAGRARILPLDAIPGLNTFVLYFALPCMLLRFGAGTPIGQLLDGSVALVWGLSALAVVAGVVLFTRNARIGWNDAAFGALVAAFPNTGFMGVPLLVALLGAQAAGPMIITIAFDLVVTSSLCIALSRLDGAGAGHQGPRQAARQALRGVLVNPMPWSILLGVLLSAARWQLPGPVDRTIAMLADAASPVALFTIGAVLARSALLAREHGASAAVAAAMGTRARLPARAPLADVAPVVLVKLLVHPLLVWALAQGAVALGLPLSAEALVVVVLVAALPSASNVSMLAERFGADNGRIARIILWTTVATFFSFPLAVKLLR, from the coding sequence GTGCTGTCCATCCTTCTCGTTACTTTTCCTTTCTTTGCGCTCATCGCCGCCGGCTACGGCGCAGGCCGCGCCCGCATCCTGCCGCTGGACGCGATCCCGGGCCTCAACACCTTCGTGCTGTACTTCGCGCTGCCGTGCATGCTGCTGCGCTTCGGCGCCGGCACGCCGATCGGGCAGCTGCTCGACGGCAGCGTGGCGCTGGTCTGGGGCCTGAGCGCGCTGGCGGTGGTGGCGGGCGTGGTGCTGTTCACGCGCAATGCCCGCATCGGCTGGAACGACGCCGCCTTCGGCGCGCTGGTCGCGGCCTTTCCGAACACCGGCTTCATGGGCGTGCCGCTGCTGGTGGCGCTGCTCGGCGCGCAGGCGGCGGGGCCGATGATCATCACCATCGCCTTCGACCTGGTCGTGACCTCGTCGCTGTGCATCGCGCTGTCGCGCCTGGACGGCGCCGGCGCCGGGCACCAGGGTCCGCGGCAGGCGGCGCGCCAGGCGCTGCGCGGCGTGCTGGTCAATCCGATGCCGTGGTCGATCCTGCTCGGCGTGCTGCTGTCGGCCGCCCGCTGGCAGCTGCCGGGGCCGGTGGACCGCACGATCGCGATGCTGGCGGACGCGGCCTCGCCGGTCGCGCTCTTCACCATCGGCGCGGTGCTGGCGCGCTCGGCGCTGCTCGCGCGCGAGCACGGCGCGAGCGCGGCGGTGGCCGCGGCCATGGGCACGCGCGCGCGGCTGCCGGCGCGCGCGCCGCTGGCCGACGTGGCGCCGGTGGTGCTGGTGAAGCTGCTGGTGCATCCGCTGCTGGTGTGGGCGCTCGCGCAGGGCGCGGTCGCGCTCGGCCTGCCGCTGTCGGCCGAGGCGCTGGTGGTGGTCGTGCTCGTGGCGGCGCTGCCGAGTGCGAGCAACGTGTCGATGCTGGCCGAGCGCTTCGGCGCCGACAACGGCCGCATCGCGCGCATCATCCTGTGGACCACGGTCGCGACCTTCTTCAGCTTTCCGCTCGCGGTCAAGCTGCTGCGCTGA
- a CDS encoding primosomal protein N', translated as MPWRVDVAVQTPAHSALGDLLSYAGAAPLVPGALVRVPLGRREVLGVVWNEPAARDAADADMALKPVGAVLDGLAPLGAPWRDLVAFAARYYQRSIGEIALAALPPQLRDLSAAQLARRLKRRSAAGPVARTAESAHPVTLSAEQSAALARIEQAAAGTFLLAGSTGSGKTEVYLRCVADLLAADPEAQALVMVPEINLTPQLEARFKARFGEEAVVSLHSGMTHPQRLASWLAAHGGAARIVLGTRMAVFASMPGLKLIVVDEEHDPSYKQQEGARYSARDLAVWRGQREGAKVILGSATPSLESWHQSRPAAGDDPGGRYLRLAMPSRIGTGELPAVRLVDMNLQPPKTVLSAALLDAIGQRIARGEQSMVFLNRRGYAPVLACADCGWKSECPHCSAYRVFHKIDRTLRCHHCGFTERVPRACPACGNPDIAPVGRGTERLEEHLGELFAAVRRPDGSAVRIARIDADSTRKQGALESQLAAVHAGEVDVLVGTQMIAKGHDFRRITLVAAVNPDGALFSSDFRAPERLFSLLMQSAGRAGRDAAYLAAQGTTAEMWIQTHHAQHPLFAALRRHDYEAFARQQLEERAAAGMPPFAFQALLRADARTQEAAQAFLNAASEAADALEGADRVLRYPAVPLAIQRVANVERAQMLIESPSRAALQRLLAQWQPLLHALRRAPEGKGVIRWLVDVDPHSI; from the coding sequence CTGCCCTGGCGCGTCGACGTGGCGGTGCAGACGCCGGCGCACAGCGCGCTCGGCGACCTGCTGAGCTATGCCGGCGCGGCACCGCTCGTGCCCGGCGCGCTGGTGCGGGTGCCGCTCGGCCGGCGCGAAGTGCTGGGCGTGGTCTGGAACGAGCCCGCGGCCCGCGACGCAGCGGACGCCGACATGGCGCTCAAGCCCGTCGGCGCCGTGCTCGACGGCCTGGCGCCGCTCGGTGCGCCCTGGCGCGACCTGGTGGCCTTCGCGGCGCGCTACTACCAGCGCTCGATCGGCGAGATCGCGCTGGCTGCGCTGCCGCCGCAGCTGCGCGACCTGAGCGCGGCGCAGCTCGCACGCCGGCTCAAGCGCCGCTCGGCCGCCGGCCCGGTCGCCCGCACCGCCGAATCGGCGCACCCCGTCACGCTGAGCGCGGAGCAGTCGGCGGCGCTCGCGCGCATCGAACAGGCCGCTGCCGGCACCTTCCTGCTCGCCGGCAGCACCGGCAGCGGCAAGACCGAGGTCTACCTGCGCTGCGTGGCCGACCTGCTGGCGGCCGATCCCGAGGCGCAGGCGCTGGTGATGGTGCCCGAGATCAACCTCACGCCGCAGCTCGAAGCCCGCTTCAAGGCCCGCTTCGGCGAGGAGGCCGTGGTGTCGCTGCACAGCGGCATGACCCATCCGCAGCGGCTGGCGAGCTGGCTCGCGGCGCACGGCGGCGCCGCGCGCATCGTGCTGGGCACCCGCATGGCGGTGTTCGCGTCGATGCCGGGGCTGAAGCTGATCGTGGTCGACGAGGAACACGACCCGAGCTACAAGCAGCAGGAGGGCGCCCGCTATTCGGCGCGCGACCTCGCCGTCTGGCGCGGGCAGCGCGAAGGCGCGAAGGTCATCCTCGGCTCCGCCACGCCCTCGCTCGAGAGCTGGCACCAGAGCCGCCCCGCCGCGGGCGACGATCCCGGCGGGCGCTACCTGCGCCTCGCGATGCCTTCGCGCATCGGCACGGGCGAACTGCCCGCCGTGCGGCTGGTGGACATGAACCTGCAGCCGCCGAAGACGGTGCTCTCGGCCGCGCTGCTGGACGCCATCGGCCAGCGCATCGCGCGCGGCGAGCAGAGCATGGTGTTCCTCAACCGGCGCGGCTATGCGCCGGTGCTCGCCTGCGCCGACTGCGGCTGGAAGAGCGAATGTCCGCACTGCAGCGCCTACCGGGTGTTCCACAAGATCGACCGCACGCTGCGCTGCCACCACTGCGGCTTCACCGAGCGCGTGCCGCGCGCCTGCCCCGCCTGCGGCAATCCCGACATCGCACCCGTGGGCCGCGGCACCGAGCGGCTGGAGGAGCACCTGGGCGAACTGTTCGCCGCGGTCCGGCGCCCGGACGGCAGCGCCGTGCGCATCGCACGCATCGACGCCGACAGCACGCGCAAGCAGGGTGCGCTCGAATCGCAGCTCGCCGCCGTGCATGCGGGCGAGGTCGACGTGCTCGTCGGCACGCAGATGATCGCCAAGGGGCACGACTTCCGGCGCATCACGCTGGTGGCGGCGGTGAACCCCGACGGCGCGCTGTTCTCGAGCGACTTCCGCGCGCCCGAGCGGCTGTTCAGCCTGCTGATGCAGTCGGCCGGCCGCGCGGGCCGCGATGCGGCCTACCTGGCCGCGCAGGGCACCACGGCCGAGATGTGGATCCAGACGCACCATGCGCAGCATCCGCTCTTTGCCGCGCTGCGCCGGCACGACTACGAAGCCTTCGCGCGCCAGCAGCTCGAGGAACGCGCCGCCGCGGGCATGCCGCCCTTCGCCTTCCAGGCGCTGCTGCGTGCGGATGCGCGCACGCAGGAAGCCGCGCAGGCCTTCCTGAACGCCGCGAGCGAGGCGGCCGACGCGCTCGAGGGCGCCGACCGCGTGCTGCGCTACCCGGCCGTGCCGCTCGCGATCCAGCGCGTGGCCAACGTGGAGCGCGCGCAGATGCTGATCGAGAGTCCTTCGCGCGCCGCGCTGCAGCGGCTGCTCGCGCAATGGCAGCCGCTGCTGCACGCGCTGCGCCGCGCGCCGGAGGGCAAGGGCGTGATCCGCTGGCTGGTCGACGTCGACCCGCACAGCATCTGA
- the hemE gene encoding uroporphyrinogen decarboxylase, with translation MPFAPLQNDTFLRACWRQATDHTPVWLMRQAGRYLPEYVATRAKAGSFMGLATNVDYATEVTLQPLARYPLDAAILFSDILTVPDAMGLGLSFEAGEGPRFARPVRDEAAVAALEVPDLQKLRYVFDAVASIRKALDGRVPLIGFSGSPWTLACYMVEGAGSSDYRLVKSMLYGRPDLMHRVLAVNADAVAAYLNAQIDAGAQAVMVFDSWGGVLADGAFQEFSLAYTARVLAGLKRQGADGQPVPRIVFTKGGGLWLEAMRALDCEVLGVDWTVNLAAARRLVGEGDDGKAKALQGNIDPNVLFAPPERIAAEVAKVLQGFGKPHADLQRQGPTHIFNLGHGISQFTPPEHVAALVEAVHAQSRALRAS, from the coding sequence ATGCCCTTCGCCCCACTGCAAAACGACACTTTCCTGCGGGCCTGCTGGCGCCAGGCCACCGACCACACCCCCGTCTGGCTGATGCGCCAGGCCGGCCGCTACCTGCCCGAATACGTGGCCACGCGCGCGAAGGCGGGCAGCTTCATGGGGCTCGCGACCAACGTCGACTACGCCACCGAGGTCACGCTGCAGCCGCTCGCGCGCTATCCGCTCGACGCGGCGATCCTCTTTTCCGACATCCTCACCGTGCCCGACGCCATGGGCCTGGGCCTCTCGTTCGAGGCCGGCGAGGGACCGCGCTTCGCTCGGCCGGTGCGCGACGAGGCCGCCGTGGCCGCGCTCGAAGTGCCCGACCTGCAGAAGCTGCGCTACGTGTTCGACGCCGTGGCTTCCATCCGCAAGGCGCTCGACGGCCGGGTGCCGCTGATCGGCTTCTCGGGCAGCCCCTGGACCCTCGCCTGCTACATGGTCGAAGGCGCGGGCTCGAGCGACTACCGGCTCGTGAAGAGCATGCTCTACGGCCGGCCCGACCTGATGCACCGCGTGCTCGCGGTCAATGCCGATGCGGTCGCCGCCTACCTCAATGCCCAGATCGACGCCGGCGCGCAGGCGGTGATGGTGTTCGACAGCTGGGGCGGCGTGCTCGCCGACGGCGCGTTCCAGGAATTCAGCCTCGCCTACACCGCGCGCGTGCTCGCCGGTCTCAAGCGCCAGGGCGCCGACGGCCAGCCGGTGCCGCGCATCGTGTTCACCAAGGGCGGCGGCCTCTGGCTCGAGGCCATGCGCGCGCTCGACTGCGAGGTGCTCGGCGTCGACTGGACCGTGAACCTCGCGGCCGCGCGCCGGCTCGTGGGCGAAGGCGACGACGGCAAGGCCAAGGCCCTGCAGGGCAACATCGATCCCAATGTGCTGTTCGCGCCGCCCGAGCGCATCGCCGCGGAGGTCGCCAAGGTGCTGCAGGGCTTCGGCAAGCCGCATGCCGACCTGCAGCGCCAGGGGCCGACGCACATCTTCAACCTGGGCCACGGCATCAGCCAGTTCACCCCGCCCGAGCATGTGGCCGCGCTGGTCGAGGCGGTGCATGCGCAGTCGCGCGCGCTGCGTGCGTCCTAG
- a CDS encoding MFS transporter produces MHPAPSAAREPGAAPSPSTSRFATVLRVTGGNFMEMFDFFLFGFYAAQISKAFFPAGDEFASLMLTFMTFGAGFLMRPLGAIVLGAYVDRVGRRRGLIVTLALMALGTLLIACVPAYATIGLAAPLLVLIGRLLQGFSAGVELGGVSVYLSEMATPGRKGFYVSWQSASQQVAIIVAAALGWWLNVRFTPQEIGDFYWRVPFFVGCLIVPALFVIRRSLQETDAFLARRHRPGAREIFRSMVANWGLVVAGMLLVSMTTVSFYLITVYTPTFGKAVLHLSTTDALVVTLCVAVSNFFWLPVMGALSDRVGRKPLLVAFTVLTILTAYPALQWLVGAPSFARMLEVELWLSFLYASYNGAMVVALTELMPVDVRTAGFSLAYSLATALFGGFTPAIATGLIGMTGDKAAPGLWMTAAAICGLAATLVLYRRQAHPAEAARVPAV; encoded by the coding sequence ATGCATCCTGCGCCATCCGCCGCGCGCGAGCCGGGCGCCGCGCCGTCGCCCTCCACTTCCAGGTTCGCCACCGTGCTGCGCGTCACGGGCGGCAACTTCATGGAGATGTTCGACTTCTTCCTGTTCGGCTTCTACGCCGCGCAGATCTCGAAGGCCTTCTTTCCCGCGGGCGACGAGTTCGCCTCGCTGATGCTGACCTTCATGACCTTCGGCGCGGGCTTCCTGATGCGACCGCTCGGTGCGATCGTCCTCGGCGCCTACGTCGACCGCGTGGGCCGGCGCCGCGGCCTGATCGTCACGCTCGCGCTGATGGCGCTCGGCACGCTGCTGATCGCCTGCGTGCCGGCCTACGCGACCATCGGCCTCGCGGCGCCGCTGCTGGTGCTGATCGGGCGGCTGCTGCAGGGCTTCTCGGCCGGCGTGGAGCTCGGCGGCGTCTCGGTCTATCTGTCGGAAATGGCCACGCCCGGGCGCAAGGGCTTCTACGTGAGCTGGCAGTCGGCGAGCCAGCAGGTGGCGATCATCGTGGCGGCGGCACTCGGCTGGTGGCTCAACGTGCGCTTCACGCCGCAGGAGATCGGCGACTTCTACTGGCGCGTGCCATTCTTCGTCGGCTGCCTGATCGTGCCGGCGCTGTTCGTGATCCGCCGCTCGCTGCAGGAGACCGACGCCTTCCTCGCGCGCAGGCACCGGCCCGGCGCGCGCGAGATCTTCCGCTCGATGGTGGCGAACTGGGGGCTGGTGGTCGCGGGGATGCTGCTGGTGTCGATGACCACCGTCTCGTTCTATCTGATCACGGTCTACACGCCCACCTTCGGCAAGGCCGTGCTGCACCTGAGCACGACCGATGCGCTGGTCGTCACGCTGTGCGTGGCCGTCTCCAACTTCTTCTGGCTGCCGGTGATGGGCGCTCTGTCGGACCGCGTGGGGCGCAAGCCGCTGCTGGTCGCGTTCACCGTGCTGACCATCCTCACCGCGTACCCGGCGCTCCAGTGGCTGGTGGGCGCGCCGAGCTTCGCGCGCATGCTCGAGGTCGAGCTGTGGCTCTCGTTCCTCTATGCGAGCTACAACGGCGCGATGGTGGTGGCGCTCACCGAGCTGATGCCGGTGGACGTGCGCACCGCGGGCTTCTCGCTCGCCTACAGCCTCGCCACCGCGCTGTTCGGCGGTTTCACGCCGGCGATCGCCACCGGCCTGATCGGGATGACCGGCGACAAGGCCGCGCCCGGCCTGTGGATGACGGCCGCCGCCATCTGCGGGCTGGCGGCGACGCTGGTGCTGTACCGGCGCCAGGCGCATCCCGCGGAGGCCGCCCGGGTGCCGGCGGTCTGA
- a CDS encoding thioredoxin family protein gives MSSLPSSDSRSVRAARQARAALSRASRRAVVAAAVALGATFLMGNNAFAAPAVGQQAPDFVAVDTTGTKHKLSDFAGKFVVLEWTNPGCPFVRKHYHSGNMPATQKAATDKGVVWLAVNSTERAASDYLQPAALDAWMKSQKAAPTAVLMDEDGVIGQAYGARTTPHIFIIDPKGTLVYAGGIDSIASARPDDIKTATNYVNQALGEAFGGKPISAASTRPYGCSVKYKS, from the coding sequence ATGTCTTCCCTGCCATCGTCCGACTCTCGATCCGTCCGCGCCGCGCGCCAGGCCCGCGCCGCCCTGAGCCGCGCCTCGCGCCGTGCCGTGGTGGCCGCCGCCGTCGCGCTGGGCGCCACCTTCCTCATGGGCAACAACGCCTTCGCCGCACCCGCCGTGGGGCAGCAGGCGCCCGATTTCGTCGCCGTGGACACCACCGGCACCAAGCACAAGCTCTCCGACTTCGCGGGCAAGTTCGTGGTGCTCGAATGGACCAACCCCGGCTGCCCCTTCGTGCGCAAGCACTACCACAGCGGCAACATGCCGGCCACGCAGAAGGCCGCGACCGACAAGGGCGTGGTGTGGCTCGCGGTCAATTCCACCGAGCGCGCGGCCAGCGACTACCTGCAGCCCGCCGCGCTCGATGCCTGGATGAAGTCGCAGAAGGCCGCGCCCACCGCGGTGCTGATGGACGAGGACGGCGTGATCGGCCAGGCCTACGGCGCGCGCACCACGCCGCACATCTTCATCATCGATCCCAAGGGCACGCTGGTGTATGCGGGCGGCATCGACAGCATCGCCTCGGCCCGGCCCGACGACATCAAGACCGCGACCAACTACGTGAACCAGGCGCTCGGCGAGGCCTTCGGCGGCAAGCCGATCTCGGCGGCCTCGACGCGGCCGTACGGCTGCTCGGTCAAGTACAAGAGCTGA
- a CDS encoding protein-disulfide reductase DsbD domain-containing protein produces MPAVAQWTSAPGAVVTTPHVRAELVAHAPQGVSPGAPVWLGLKIEHQPEWHTYWKNAGDSGLPTELNWTLPAGVSAGEIAWPVPRKIPVGTLANYGYEGTVLLPVPLEVPSTFQPPLAIGSGTPALDVRLKASWLVCRKECIPEEGEFSLALPLSGSTALHKAEFDAARAATPQALAKPGAVEVSGHQLQVRVEGLPASAHGKTLEFFPETPEVVRTAAVAGKDWTQRWQDGVWTATVPLAEQRSASPSTLPLVVALAEGDRQPGQPVAWRAEAPVSGTWPAAAPRAEVSPALQAALAANAADAARPGAAAATDASEPPPQPTATFVAALFGALLGGLLLNLMPCVFPILAIKVLGFARQAGDRSAHRTAGLAYTAGVMLSFLALGGAMLGLRAAGAQLGWGFQLQSPAVVAALAALFTLIGLNLAGMFEFVRAVPSSVCSAQAKHPVANDFLSGVLAVVIASPCTAPFMGASLGFAIGLPAAQALLLFAALGLGLALPYLVAGFVPAVAHLLPKPGPWMGTLRRLLAFPMFATVAWLVWVLGQQSGIDGAGTLLALLVCLAAIVWAFTLRGRTRLVIASVLIAFTAVLTAAIGRNVLQTVEPAKLAATHEQRWQPWSAERAGALLAAGQPVFIDFTAAWCVTCQYNKKTTLADAAVLADFDDRKVAMLRADWTRRDPAITAALNALGRSGVPLYVLQAPGKPPVILTEILGKDEVRAALAAL; encoded by the coding sequence ATGCCGGCCGTGGCGCAATGGACTTCCGCACCGGGCGCCGTGGTCACCACGCCGCACGTGCGCGCCGAACTGGTCGCGCATGCGCCGCAGGGCGTATCGCCGGGTGCCCCGGTGTGGCTCGGGCTCAAGATCGAGCACCAGCCCGAGTGGCACACCTACTGGAAGAACGCGGGCGATTCCGGCCTGCCCACCGAGCTGAACTGGACCCTGCCGGCCGGCGTCTCGGCCGGCGAGATCGCATGGCCGGTGCCGCGCAAGATCCCGGTCGGCACGCTGGCCAACTACGGCTACGAAGGCACGGTGCTGCTGCCGGTGCCGCTCGAGGTGCCGAGCACCTTCCAGCCGCCGCTGGCCATCGGCAGCGGCACGCCGGCGCTCGACGTCCGCCTCAAGGCCAGCTGGCTGGTCTGCCGCAAGGAGTGCATCCCGGAGGAAGGCGAGTTCAGCCTGGCGCTGCCGCTTTCGGGCTCGACCGCGCTGCACAAGGCCGAGTTCGACGCGGCGCGGGCCGCGACACCGCAGGCGCTCGCCAAGCCCGGCGCCGTCGAGGTCAGCGGGCACCAGCTGCAGGTGCGCGTGGAGGGGCTGCCGGCCTCCGCCCACGGCAAGACCCTGGAGTTCTTCCCCGAAACGCCCGAAGTCGTGCGCACCGCCGCGGTCGCGGGCAAGGACTGGACGCAGCGCTGGCAGGACGGCGTCTGGACCGCCACCGTGCCGCTGGCCGAGCAGCGTAGCGCGAGCCCCTCGACCCTGCCGCTGGTGGTGGCGCTCGCCGAGGGCGACCGGCAGCCCGGCCAGCCGGTCGCCTGGCGCGCCGAGGCACCGGTCAGCGGCACCTGGCCCGCCGCCGCGCCGCGCGCCGAGGTCTCGCCCGCGCTGCAGGCGGCGCTGGCGGCCAATGCGGCCGATGCGGCCCGCCCAGGTGCAGCGGCCGCCACGGACGCCTCCGAGCCGCCGCCGCAGCCCACCGCCACCTTCGTCGCCGCGCTGTTCGGCGCGCTGCTCGGCGGGCTGCTGCTGAACCTCATGCCCTGCGTGTTCCCGATCCTCGCGATCAAGGTGCTCGGCTTCGCGCGCCAGGCGGGCGACCGCAGCGCGCACCGCACCGCGGGCCTCGCCTACACCGCGGGCGTGATGCTCTCGTTCCTCGCGCTGGGCGGCGCCATGCTCGGGCTGCGCGCCGCGGGCGCCCAGCTCGGCTGGGGCTTCCAGCTGCAGTCGCCGGCCGTGGTGGCGGCGCTGGCGGCGCTGTTCACGCTGATCGGGCTCAACCTGGCGGGCATGTTCGAGTTCGTCCGTGCGGTGCCGTCCTCGGTGTGCTCGGCGCAGGCGAAGCATCCGGTCGCCAACGACTTCCTCTCGGGCGTGCTGGCGGTGGTGATCGCCTCGCCCTGCACCGCGCCGTTCATGGGCGCCTCGCTCGGCTTCGCGATCGGGCTTCCCGCCGCCCAGGCGCTGCTGCTGTTCGCGGCGCTGGGCCTGGGGCTGGCGCTGCCGTACCTGGTGGCGGGCTTCGTGCCCGCGGTGGCGCACCTGCTGCCGAAGCCGGGTCCGTGGATGGGCACGCTGCGCCGGCTGCTCGCGTTCCCGATGTTCGCCACCGTGGCCTGGCTGGTCTGGGTGCTGGGACAGCAGAGCGGCATCGACGGCGCCGGAACGCTGCTGGCGCTGCTGGTGTGCCTGGCAGCGATCGTCTGGGCGTTCACGCTGCGCGGCCGCACGCGGCTCGTGATCGCCTCGGTGCTGATCGCGTTCACGGCCGTGCTCACGGCGGCGATCGGCCGCAACGTGCTGCAGACCGTCGAGCCGGCGAAGCTCGCCGCCACCCATGAACAGCGCTGGCAGCCCTGGTCGGCCGAGCGCGCCGGCGCACTGCTGGCGGCGGGGCAGCCGGTGTTCATCGATTTCACGGCGGCCTGGTGCGTGACCTGCCAGTACAACAAGAAGACCACGCTGGCCGATGCCGCGGTGCTGGCCGATTTCGACGACCGCAAGGTCGCGATGCTGCGGGCCGACTGGACGCGCCGCGACCCCGCCATCACGGCCGCGCTGAATGCGCTCGGGCGCAGCGGCGTGCCGCTGTACGTGCTGCAGGCGCCCGGCAAGCCGCCGGTGATCCTGACCGAGATCCTCGGCAAGGACGAGGTGCGCGCCGCGCTGGCCGCGCTCTAG